The Cytophagia bacterium CHB2 genome includes the window CGGCAAATGGCAGCTGGCGCACTCGTCGTGGCGGAGCGCGGTGGAAGCGGCGCCATTGCTCTTGGCGCGGGCCTGCTCGTGGCAGGTGACGCAGCGGGCGCCCGCCTGGGCCACGGGCTTGTGCTGCTTGTGGCAGCTCTCGCACTTGATGTGGTCTTCCGGCAGGTTCGGGCTGCCGGACAGGATCTGGATCTGGTGGCAGCTCTTGCAGGGGCGCGCTGCGCCCTGGCCGCTGGACTTGTCGTGGGGCTGGTGGCACTGCTTGCAGTCGACGTCGCCGTGCAGATCGCTCGGGCGGATGGCGCTCGCCGGCACGACGTCCTCGCTCTTCACCGCGCCGTCGCTGTGGCAGCGCGTGAATGTTGGCACTCGTTTCTGCAAATACCGGCGTGGCCGGCTCACTTGTGCTGGCAGGCAGCTTGCGCATGACGTTCTGCTTCAACGAATCGGGCGGCGTTTGCAACGGAAGCGCGTAAGGCAGGCCTGCCAGCACGCGTTGCGCCTCTTGCAAAGCGCGCGTGACAGACGGCTCTCCCGCCGCCAGGCGCCGGGAAAACTCCTCCGCCTCGGCCTGCTCCAAGCTGCCAAGCACGAATCCATCGGCGAGTGTTTGCGTTCTTTCGTCTGTCATCTCATGCTTGCGTCGATTGATATTTTTCAACAATACGAATGAAAAGAATAATCAGTTTGGCGCCGCTCGCACGGTGGTGAAATAGGTCTCTCTAAAATATTCTTGTTTACAGCAATTCATCTTCCAAAGACGAAACGATAAACAATTGACAGCCGTGCACCGTCTTTTGAACACCATGAATGGAGCCGCCCTCGGCGCGTTGATAATCGCCGGCATGCAGCACATTATCGCCTACGTGCAGATCGCCTTGCAAAACATAACATTCCTCAAAACCAGCATGGCGATGTCCGGGATAGGCCGTGCCGGCCGCCATGCGCACCAGCATAGTGGCATAACTGCGCTTTTGGTCAACAAATAATTTCTTAACCTCCACACCGGGAACGGCCGTTGTTTCCCACTCGCCTTCGCTTCCACGTTGTAGAAAGAAATCAACCGGACCGGCGGGCCGTTTCCAGTTTTTCCAGATTTGCACATCACGCGTATTTTCTGCGGCAGACTTGCCGGTAACCGGCGCTTCCGCATGTTCGTGTTGAAGAGATGCTTGCGAGGCTTCGTCGCGAATCGCATCTAGCAAACGTTTTTTTAAACCTGCCGGGGGCGCCGCCGGCTCCAATGAACAGGGGAGCGCCATCAATATGCGCGTCCAGTTGGAAATCACCGCCCGGACAAGAGGCGAATTTTCCGCAACGTGCTTTTTCGCAGGTTGTTGTTCATCATTGTCGAGCGCTCCGATCAAGTAGGCGCCCAACAAGTCACTGTAATCCGTTGTCATATTTATCTACACTTTGCTTAACATTTATCTGATCTCTAGTACGCGATGCTACCGGCTTGCACGAGATAGCCGCGCAACTTCATCATCGCTTGACGCGTGCGCGTTTTAACGGTTCCCAACGGCGTGTTGGTTTCCTCGGCAATTTCAGACTGGCTCAACCCGCGAAAATAGGCCAACTCAATGACGTCGCGCTGCTCGCGCGGAAGCTGTTCGAGCGCTTGCTGCAATAACCGTCCGTCTTCCCTTGCCACCGCGGCCTCTGCCGGACTCTGATCATGCTCGATCAGGATTTCGCCTACAGATTCCATTTCCACCCGGCGCGAGGCCAGGCGCATCTTGGCACGATAATGATCAATCGCCAGATTGCGGCACAGCACAATCAGCCAGGTGCGGACATTGCCGCGTTTCTGCGAGTAAAGCGCGGCCTTACGCCAAGCCGTGAGAAAGGCCTCTTGCAC containing:
- a CDS encoding sigma-70 family RNA polymerase sigma factor produces the protein MDFIMNQQADPATGVGQDVLRRSDDELLGAMAQREQQALAELYDRYATVLYTLALKIVGNASTAQDVVQEAFLTAWRKAALYSQKRGNVRTWLIVLCRNLAIDHYRAKMRLASRRVEMESVGEILIEHDQSPAEAAVAREDGRLLQQALEQLPREQRDVIELAYFRGLSQSEIAEETNTPLGTVKTRTRQAMMKLRGYLVQAGSIAY